From Phaeobacter sp. A36a-5a, the proteins below share one genomic window:
- a CDS encoding BMP family protein produces MTQTKTSARMSRRHFLLSCAAGALTVGLAASLPLRATAAEPIKVAGIYTVPVEQQWVSRIHVAALAAENRGDITYTFSENTSNTDYPRVMREYAEQGHKLIIGEIFGVEAEAREVAADYPDVAFLMGSSFKEDPALPNLAVFDNYIQDASYLSGIVAGAMSESGNIGMVGGFPIPEVNRLMHAFMAGAREMNPDIKFQVSFIGSWFDPPKAKETAFAMIENGADMLYAERFGVSDAAKEKGVLAIGNVIDTQSDYPDTVAASALWHFEPTLDAAIAKVRDGSFTAADYGIYSFMKEGGASLAPFGTFEGKIPQEALDLIASRSAAIKDGSFVVEINDTEPGSS; encoded by the coding sequence ATGACACAGACCAAGACCAGCGCGCGGATGTCGCGCCGCCACTTTCTGCTCAGCTGTGCCGCCGGGGCGCTGACCGTCGGGCTTGCCGCCTCGCTGCCGCTTCGGGCCACAGCGGCCGAGCCGATCAAGGTTGCAGGCATCTACACCGTGCCCGTCGAACAGCAATGGGTTAGCCGGATCCATGTTGCCGCCCTCGCCGCAGAGAACCGTGGCGACATCACCTATACGTTTTCCGAAAACACCTCGAACACCGATTATCCGCGCGTGATGCGCGAATATGCCGAACAGGGGCACAAGCTGATCATCGGTGAGATCTTCGGCGTTGAGGCCGAGGCCCGCGAGGTGGCGGCAGATTATCCCGATGTGGCCTTCCTGATGGGCTCTTCCTTCAAGGAGGATCCGGCGCTGCCCAATCTGGCGGTCTTCGACAACTACATTCAGGATGCCTCCTACCTGTCGGGGATCGTGGCCGGGGCCATGTCGGAGAGCGGCAATATCGGCATGGTCGGCGGTTTTCCCATTCCTGAGGTGAACCGCCTGATGCACGCCTTTATGGCGGGCGCGCGGGAGATGAACCCCGATATCAAATTCCAGGTCTCGTTCATCGGCAGCTGGTTTGATCCGCCCAAGGCCAAGGAAACCGCATTCGCCATGATCGAGAACGGTGCCGATATGCTCTATGCGGAACGCTTTGGCGTCTCCGACGCGGCCAAGGAGAAGGGCGTGCTGGCCATCGGCAATGTGATCGACACCCAGAGCGACTATCCTGACACGGTGGCGGCCTCGGCGCTGTGGCATTTTGAGCCGACGCTGGATGCGGCCATCGCCAAGGTGCGGGACGGCAGTTTCACCGCTGCCGACTATGGCATCTATTCCTTCATGAAGGAGGGCGGAGCCTCGCTGGCGCCTTTTGGCACCTTTGAGGGCAAGATCCCGCAGGAGGCACTGGATCTGATCGCCAGCCGCAGCGCAGCGATCAAGGATGGCTCTTTTGTGGTGGAGATCAACGACACCGAGCCCGGCTCCTCCTGA
- a CDS encoding DUF7218 family protein, translated as MADDHSASIKKEDTYEALRDKGYGKSKAAAIANAQANDDMSPSEKGGKAPPYEDWTKDELMDRARELDIDGRSTMNKDALIEALRSA; from the coding sequence ATGGCCGACGATCACAGCGCATCCATCAAGAAGGAAGACACCTATGAGGCTCTGCGCGACAAGGGCTATGGTAAGTCGAAGGCTGCCGCCATAGCCAACGCGCAGGCAAATGATGACATGTCCCCATCTGAAAAGGGCGGTAAGGCGCCCCCATATGAGGATTGGACCAAAGACGAGCTGATGGACCGCGCCCGCGAGCTGGATATCGACGGGCGCTCGACTATGAACAAGGACGCGCTGATCGAGGCGCTGCGCAGCGCCTGA
- a CDS encoding ABC transporter permease — MDILEILLSASFWAAAIRIASPLIFATLGELICERAGVLNLGIEGIMVAGAFSGWIAVWAGLPLWGGVGVALLTGMAFGLLHATLSVPFGLSQHVVGIGLTLLATSLTFYTYRVVLPEVSSPPKIEAFQPYEIPLLSDLPLVGPALFSQTPLTYAAFVLAALCAYVLYRTPLGLAVRAAGENPSAVAAQGLSVTAIRMGAVVVGSGLMAVGGAFLTLSAFDSFFFDMVNGRGWICIALVVFGAWRPGKAVLGAILFAAFDALQIRLQQTGIGAVVPYQLFLMMPYILSILALIVMSRRAEVPAALMVPFNKGER, encoded by the coding sequence ATGGACATTCTCGAAATCCTGCTTTCCGCCAGCTTCTGGGCCGCTGCGATCCGCATCGCCTCGCCGCTGATCTTTGCCACGCTGGGGGAGCTGATCTGCGAACGGGCCGGCGTGCTCAATCTCGGGATCGAGGGGATCATGGTCGCGGGTGCCTTCTCCGGCTGGATCGCGGTCTGGGCCGGGCTGCCCCTATGGGGCGGGGTTGGTGTGGCGCTGCTGACCGGCATGGCCTTTGGCCTGCTGCATGCGACGCTCAGCGTGCCTTTCGGGCTGTCGCAGCATGTGGTGGGCATCGGGCTGACACTGTTGGCGACTTCGCTGACCTTCTACACCTACCGCGTGGTGCTGCCAGAGGTGTCCTCGCCGCCCAAGATCGAGGCGTTTCAGCCCTATGAAATCCCGCTGCTGTCGGATCTGCCGCTGGTCGGCCCGGCCCTGTTTTCACAGACACCACTGACCTATGCCGCCTTTGTGCTGGCGGCGCTCTGTGCCTATGTGCTCTACCGAACGCCGCTGGGGCTGGCGGTGCGCGCGGCGGGTGAGAACCCATCGGCAGTGGCCGCACAGGGGCTGTCAGTGACCGCGATCCGCATGGGGGCGGTGGTGGTGGGCAGCGGCCTGATGGCCGTGGGAGGCGCGTTCCTGACGCTTTCGGCCTTTGACAGTTTCTTTTTCGATATGGTGAACGGGCGCGGCTGGATCTGCATTGCGCTGGTGGTCTTTGGCGCGTGGCGACCGGGCAAGGCGGTGTTGGGCGCCATCCTCTTTGCCGCCTTTGATGCCTTGCAGATCCGCCTGCAACAGACCGGGATCGGCGCGGTGGTGCCCTACCAGCTGTTCCTGATGATGCCCTATATTCTGTCGATACTGGCGTTGATCGTGATGTCGCGCCGCGCCGAGGTGCCTGCCGCATTGATGGTGCCATTCAACAAGGGAGAAAGATGA
- a CDS encoding phage holin family protein, producing MEDQNTSASPSQAPGLLVTVLKQMSQLVQDELRLARAELSRNLSRAGVAIAMIAVGAVLAIVGLHVLAAALVAAITAMGLSVGTAALIVGGPLIALAVGLVMLGVNRLSPSALMPDRSLRNVQRDLKTLKETTRHV from the coding sequence ATGGAAGATCAGAACACCTCTGCCAGCCCGTCACAGGCGCCGGGACTGCTGGTGACCGTGCTCAAACAGATGTCGCAGCTGGTACAGGACGAGTTGCGACTGGCGCGGGCAGAACTGTCGCGCAACCTGTCGCGCGCCGGTGTTGCCATCGCGATGATCGCGGTGGGTGCCGTGCTGGCCATTGTGGGGCTGCATGTCCTTGCAGCCGCGCTTGTCGCCGCGATCACCGCTATGGGCCTTAGCGTCGGGACCGCCGCGCTGATCGTCGGCGGGCCGTTGATCGCCCTTGCCGTGGGGCTGGTGATGCTGGGCGTCAACCGCCTGTCACCCTCAGCCCTTATGCCGGATCGCAGCCTGCGGAACGTGCAACGCGACCTCAAGACCTTGAAGGAGACCACACGCCATGTCTAA
- a CDS encoding PLD nuclease N-terminal domain-containing protein produces MVEYAGIGGLIVLLLSIWAIVSIVGSNAGTGKKVIWVVFVLILPILGFICWLLFGPRARKA; encoded by the coding sequence ATGGTAGAATATGCTGGCATCGGCGGGCTGATCGTCCTGCTGCTATCCATCTGGGCAATCGTGTCGATTGTCGGGTCCAACGCAGGCACCGGCAAGAAAGTCATCTGGGTTGTTTTCGTGCTGATCCTGCCGATCCTTGGCTTCATCTGCTGGCTGCTCTTCGGCCCCCGCGCGCGAAAGGCATAA
- a CDS encoding pyridoxamine 5'-phosphate oxidase family protein, producing the protein MARQTETQQEAISQLWHQLEKRRTSMLAVRDSDQHPQPMTHFADAENGAIWFISSSDSDLVRAIGLGADAQLTLVSDGQDYHASVRGPLEVTNDTDKLDELWSFAVGAWFEKGRDDPKVTLLKMTPREAAVWASQGNAVLVGLKLLRASLSETEGHPDVGVHHVLQLNA; encoded by the coding sequence ATGGCACGACAGACCGAAACCCAGCAGGAGGCGATCTCTCAACTGTGGCACCAGCTGGAGAAACGCCGCACTTCGATGCTGGCTGTGCGTGACAGCGACCAGCATCCGCAGCCGATGACGCATTTCGCGGATGCAGAGAATGGCGCGATCTGGTTCATCAGCTCCTCCGACAGCGATCTGGTCCGGGCAATCGGCCTTGGTGCCGACGCCCAGTTGACCCTTGTCTCTGACGGTCAGGATTATCACGCAAGCGTGCGCGGACCGCTGGAGGTCACCAATGACACCGATAAGCTCGATGAGTTGTGGAGCTTTGCCGTCGGCGCCTGGTTTGAAAAGGGCCGTGACGACCCCAAGGTGACATTGCTCAAGATGACCCCGCGTGAAGCAGCGGTCTGGGCCTCGCAGGGCAACGCCGTTCTGGTCGGCCTGAAGCTGCTGCGCGCCAGCCTGAGCGAGACCGAGGGCCATCCGGATGTCGGCGTGCACCACGTGCTTCAGCTCAATGCCTGA
- a CDS encoding ABC transporter permease: protein MRLEPIAAPSWQRRLLPPALALLATFVIAAALAQVAGGEPLSIFGLILSGAFGSKFALLETLNRATPLIFTGLAVAVAFRAKLWNIGAEAQLYAGAVITVVLGTGALNLPAPLLLPLLGAAALIAGAVLLLGPALLKTRLGVDEVVTTLLFNFIFLLFVSYLLEGPLKDPMGMGWPKSPRLSADARLPRVVDGLRLHWGFALALISALVIWVINTRTTLGYEMRAVGQNAEAARFAGIPVTKVILKTALLSGGLAGLAGYSEVAGLKGALTLDLSPGFGYTGIVVAMLALLHPIGVVFAALFVAAIFVGADSMSRAAGVPSYLADIMLASALLLMVLAILLSKFRLRRD, encoded by the coding sequence ATGCGGCTTGAACCGATTGCCGCGCCAAGCTGGCAGCGGCGGCTGCTGCCGCCTGCCCTTGCACTGCTGGCGACATTTGTCATTGCTGCCGCGCTTGCACAGGTCGCCGGGGGGGAACCGCTGTCGATCTTTGGCCTGATCCTGAGCGGGGCATTCGGGTCGAAATTTGCGCTGCTTGAGACCTTGAACCGCGCAACCCCGCTGATTTTCACCGGTCTGGCGGTTGCGGTCGCCTTTCGTGCCAAGCTCTGGAATATCGGAGCCGAGGCGCAGCTCTATGCTGGGGCTGTGATCACCGTTGTTCTGGGCACCGGCGCGCTGAACCTGCCTGCACCGCTGTTGCTGCCCCTGCTTGGTGCGGCGGCTCTGATCGCGGGGGCGGTGCTGCTGCTGGGGCCTGCACTGCTTAAAACGCGGCTGGGGGTGGATGAGGTGGTCACCACGCTGCTGTTCAACTTCATATTCCTGTTGTTCGTCTCCTACCTGCTGGAAGGGCCGCTGAAGGATCCGATGGGCATGGGCTGGCCAAAATCACCCCGGCTAAGCGCCGACGCGCGGCTGCCCCGGGTGGTGGACGGGCTGCGGCTGCACTGGGGGTTTGCGCTGGCGCTGATTTCAGCGCTGGTGATCTGGGTGATCAACACCCGCACCACGCTGGGCTATGAGATGCGCGCAGTTGGCCAGAACGCCGAAGCCGCGCGATTTGCAGGCATTCCAGTCACAAAGGTGATCCTGAAAACCGCGCTGTTGTCCGGCGGGCTGGCCGGGCTGGCGGGCTATTCAGAGGTGGCCGGCCTCAAGGGGGCGCTGACGCTCGATCTCAGCCCCGGTTTTGGCTACACGGGCATCGTTGTGGCCATGCTGGCGCTGCTGCATCCGATTGGCGTGGTTTTTGCAGCGCTGTTTGTCGCCGCGATCTTTGTCGGAGCGGACAGTATGAGCCGCGCCGCAGGTGTTCCCAGCTATCTGGCCGATATCATGCTGGCCTCGGCTCTGCTGCTGATGGTGCTGGCGATCCTGCTCAGCAAATTCCGGCTGCGGAGGGACTGA
- a CDS encoding ABC transporter ATP-binding protein, with product MTPDQTAQASGSGPVLRLQHITKYFGSVTANDDVSFDLFAGEVIALLGENGAGKTTLMNILFGQYTADAGAVELFGTALPPGAPRAALDGGVGMVHQHFTLADNLTVWENITLGVEPLLGLGLRAGPAKARIRALAEQFHLKVDPNAKVSRLTVGERQRVEILKALYRDARILILDEPTAVLTPQETDALFATLHEAIARGLSVIFISHKLHEVMAISDRVLVLRHGRLVAERRTAETSRDELAALMVGAEVTPADFTANAPGPALLQLHEVSTPSIGATPGLQRVSLELAAGQITGLAGVSGNGQAALSDLVSGLITPQSGSLTLNGAAPAGWSPREAINSGIARIPEDRHKTGTIADFDLTENAILETYATRFSRRGWLDWRAARDFARTVIAGYDVRCPGPDTRIRLLSGGNMQKLILGRVLEQAPQIILANQPVRGLDIGAVTYVHEQLAKACARGAAVLLISEDLDEIMQLSDVIHVISEGRLSPGFARGSKQPEELGAWMAGHGFDDRSDAPQTEDGHAA from the coding sequence ATGACGCCGGACCAGACGGCGCAGGCATCGGGCAGTGGCCCGGTGCTGCGCCTGCAACACATCACCAAGTATTTTGGCAGCGTCACCGCAAATGATGACGTGAGCTTTGACCTGTTTGCAGGCGAGGTGATCGCTCTGCTGGGAGAGAATGGCGCGGGCAAGACCACACTGATGAATATTCTGTTCGGACAATACACGGCGGACGCTGGCGCCGTGGAACTGTTCGGCACGGCCCTGCCCCCCGGTGCACCGCGCGCCGCGCTGGATGGCGGCGTCGGCATGGTGCATCAGCATTTCACGCTGGCGGATAATCTGACGGTCTGGGAGAATATCACCCTTGGCGTGGAGCCGCTGCTGGGTCTGGGCCTGCGGGCAGGACCGGCAAAGGCCCGTATCCGCGCGCTGGCGGAGCAGTTTCATCTGAAAGTCGATCCCAACGCCAAGGTCTCGCGGCTCACCGTCGGCGAACGCCAGCGGGTGGAAATACTGAAGGCGCTGTACCGCGATGCCCGGATCCTAATTCTGGACGAGCCCACAGCGGTTCTGACACCGCAGGAGACCGATGCGCTGTTTGCCACGCTGCACGAAGCCATCGCCCGTGGTCTGTCGGTGATCTTCATCTCGCATAAGCTGCATGAGGTGATGGCAATCTCCGACCGCGTGCTGGTGCTGCGCCATGGCCGACTGGTGGCCGAGCGGCGTACCGCCGAGACCAGCCGTGACGAACTGGCGGCGCTGATGGTGGGGGCAGAAGTGACGCCGGCGGATTTCACCGCCAACGCCCCCGGCCCTGCCTTGTTGCAGCTGCATGAGGTCTCCACCCCCAGCATCGGGGCAACACCCGGATTGCAGCGCGTGTCACTGGAACTGGCGGCGGGTCAGATTACCGGATTGGCCGGGGTGTCCGGCAATGGTCAGGCCGCGCTTTCTGATCTGGTCTCGGGGCTGATCACGCCGCAGTCCGGCAGCCTGACCCTGAACGGCGCCGCCCCGGCAGGCTGGTCCCCGCGTGAGGCGATCAACAGCGGGATCGCCCGCATCCCCGAAGACCGGCACAAGACCGGCACGATTGCCGATTTTGACCTGACCGAAAACGCGATCCTTGAAACCTATGCGACCCGCTTCAGCCGCCGTGGCTGGCTCGACTGGCGGGCCGCGCGTGACTTTGCCAGGACGGTGATTGCGGGCTATGACGTGCGCTGTCCCGGCCCCGACACGCGCATCCGGCTGCTGTCGGGCGGCAATATGCAAAAGCTGATCCTTGGCCGTGTGCTGGAACAGGCCCCGCAGATCATTCTGGCCAACCAGCCGGTGCGCGGGCTGGATATCGGCGCGGTCACCTATGTGCATGAACAATTGGCCAAAGCCTGCGCGCGCGGGGCGGCGGTTCTGCTGATTTCCGAGGATCTGGACGAAATCATGCAGCTTTCCGATGTGATCCATGTGATCAGCGAAGGGCGTCTGAGCCCCGGTTTTGCCCGTGGCAGCAAACAGCCCGAGGAACTGGGCGCCTGGATGGCCGGCCATGGGTTTGACGATCGGTCGGATGCCCCACAGACGGAGGATGGCCATGCGGCTTGA
- a CDS encoding entericidin A/B family lipoprotein produces MRLIIAALALAGLAACETTEGFGRDVSDLGDAITEESQEAQ; encoded by the coding sequence ATGCGACTGATTATTGCCGCTCTTGCCCTGGCCGGTCTGGCTGCCTGCGAAACAACCGAGGGCTTTGGCCGTGACGTCTCCGACCTTGGCGACGCGATCACCGAGGAATCTCAGGAAGCACAGTAA
- a CDS encoding mechanosensitive ion channel family protein: MPHRPARRSPHPVGAAARPLAPAFRQSRLALLLSVMALTFCLLLPHPGAAQATSDPVQTDSAIQLDSKAAPDAQIRRRIVQLLGEIDGFDKVRVSVSSGVVTLSGEVLDNPRQTQLTTMVERIDGVVAIENRTAINGRLDERLDSAFSRLKERTRNIIANAPIFFVAMLVFVMISAFGWLLTTRLRIWKRLAPNSFIAEVYSGVARIAFIVLGLVVALDILNATALLGAVLGAAGVAGLAVGFAVRDTVENFIASILLSLRQPFRPNDFVEIAGDMGTVARLTSRATILISPEGNHIRIPNATVFKGRIVNYTRDANRRFEFELGVDADADLAAALSTAVDALQSLPFVLRDPSVGAWVKEVGDSNVILTFTGWVDQTQSSFQKARGEAIRIAKTALESNGFGLPEPIYRLRVDARDAASLLPVAQQQSQKAPAPKPAAAPAETPLPAASDPARVEDANEEAAARERNAPDGGGDLLSDGQNAE, translated from the coding sequence ATGCCCCACCGCCCTGCCCGCCGCTCCCCCCATCCCGTCGGCGCCGCCGCCCGGCCCCTGGCCCCGGCATTCCGTCAATCCCGGCTTGCGCTGCTTCTGAGTGTCATGGCGCTGACATTCTGCCTGTTGCTGCCGCATCCCGGCGCCGCTCAGGCGACCAGCGATCCGGTGCAGACCGACAGCGCAATCCAGCTCGATAGCAAAGCTGCCCCGGACGCCCAGATCCGCCGCAGGATTGTCCAGCTGCTGGGAGAAATCGACGGCTTCGACAAGGTGAGGGTCTCTGTGTCAAGTGGCGTTGTGACCCTGTCGGGCGAGGTTCTGGACAATCCGCGCCAGACCCAGCTGACCACGATGGTCGAACGCATTGACGGTGTCGTGGCGATCGAAAACCGGACCGCGATCAATGGGCGGCTTGATGAGCGGCTCGACTCGGCCTTTTCCCGGCTGAAGGAGCGGACCCGAAATATCATTGCCAATGCACCGATTTTCTTTGTCGCGATGCTGGTTTTCGTGATGATTTCCGCCTTTGGCTGGCTGCTGACGACGCGGCTGCGGATCTGGAAGCGTCTGGCGCCAAACTCCTTTATCGCGGAGGTCTATAGCGGTGTGGCGCGCATTGCCTTTATCGTCCTTGGGCTGGTGGTGGCGCTGGATATCCTCAACGCAACAGCGCTGCTGGGGGCCGTATTGGGGGCCGCTGGTGTTGCTGGTCTGGCGGTTGGTTTTGCGGTGCGCGACACGGTGGAGAATTTCATCGCCTCTATCCTGCTCAGCCTGCGGCAACCGTTTCGGCCGAATGATTTTGTCGAGATTGCAGGCGATATGGGGACCGTTGCCCGGCTGACCTCACGCGCGACCATCCTGATCTCACCCGAAGGCAACCATATCCGCATCCCCAATGCGACCGTCTTCAAGGGCCGGATCGTCAACTACACCCGAGATGCCAACCGGCGGTTCGAGTTTGAACTGGGTGTTGATGCCGACGCCGATCTGGCCGCGGCCCTGTCGACAGCGGTTGATGCCCTGCAATCGCTGCCCTTTGTCCTGCGGGATCCATCGGTTGGTGCCTGGGTCAAGGAGGTTGGCGATTCAAATGTGATCCTGACCTTCACCGGCTGGGTCGATCAGACCCAGAGCAGTTTTCAAAAAGCCCGTGGCGAGGCCATTCGGATTGCCAAGACCGCGCTGGAAAGCAATGGGTTTGGCCTGCCGGAGCCGATCTACCGCCTGCGTGTTGATGCTCGGGACGCCGCGAGCCTGCTGCCCGTGGCCCAGCAGCAATCGCAGAAGGCCCCGGCACCTAAACCTGCCGCCGCCCCGGCCGAGACCCCCCTGCCGGCAGCGTCGGATCCAGCCCGTGTCGAGGACGCCAATGAGGAGGCTGCCGCCCGCGAACGCAACGCCCCCGATGGTGGCGGCGACCTGCTGAGCGACGGGCAGAACGCGGAGTGA
- a CDS encoding amidohydrolase family protein, producing MLDLLIKGGTLPDGSVADIGITGDIITEVAPSIDAAARETIEASGDLVTPPFVDPHFHMDATLSYGLPRVNSSGTLLEGISLWGELREEASVEDMVSRALTYCDWAASMGLLAIRTHVDTTPDHLRGVTAMLEVREAVKEYIDLQLVAFPQDGLYRAPNGRDNLIRALDMGVDVVGGIPHFERSMQDGAESLGDLCKIAADRGLQVDIHCDETDDPLSRHIETLAQETLRHGLQGRVAGSHLTSMHSMDNYYVSKLLPLIAEAGIAAIPNPLINIVLQGRHDSFPKRRGLTRVKELLAHGVTVGWGQDCVLDPWYSLGTGDMLDVAFMGMHVAQMIHPDEMAQCFTMVTENNAAIMGLDGYGLKKGDRASLVVLDAATPTEALRLRPARLAVVAKGKVISRSARGDAALSLPGRPAQVRRRHTLPG from the coding sequence ATGTTGGATCTGTTGATCAAGGGCGGCACGCTGCCCGATGGCTCGGTCGCGGATATCGGCATCACCGGTGACATCATCACCGAGGTGGCGCCGTCCATTGACGCGGCGGCCAGAGAAACCATCGAGGCCAGCGGCGATCTGGTCACGCCCCCCTTTGTCGATCCGCATTTCCACATGGATGCGACGCTCTCCTACGGGCTGCCGCGGGTCAATTCCTCTGGCACACTCCTGGAGGGGATCAGCCTTTGGGGAGAGCTGCGCGAGGAGGCCAGTGTCGAGGATATGGTCAGCCGCGCCCTGACCTATTGCGACTGGGCGGCCAGCATGGGGCTGCTGGCGATCCGCACCCATGTCGATACCACGCCCGACCACCTGCGGGGCGTGACCGCGATGCTGGAGGTCCGCGAGGCGGTCAAGGAGTACATCGACCTGCAATTGGTCGCCTTTCCGCAGGATGGGTTGTACCGGGCGCCAAATGGTCGCGATAACCTGATCCGCGCGCTGGATATGGGCGTCGATGTGGTGGGCGGCATTCCGCATTTCGAACGCAGTATGCAGGATGGTGCGGAGTCTCTGGGCGATCTATGCAAGATCGCTGCGGATCGTGGGTTGCAGGTCGACATCCATTGTGACGAAACCGATGATCCGCTGTCGCGACACATCGAGACACTGGCGCAGGAGACGCTGCGCCACGGCTTGCAGGGGCGCGTGGCCGGCAGCCATCTCACCTCCATGCACTCGATGGACAACTACTACGTCTCCAAGCTGTTGCCGCTGATTGCCGAAGCCGGGATTGCCGCCATCCCCAATCCACTGATCAACATCGTCTTGCAAGGTCGCCACGACAGCTTTCCCAAGCGGCGCGGCCTGACCCGCGTGAAGGAATTGCTGGCCCATGGCGTAACGGTGGGCTGGGGGCAGGATTGCGTACTGGATCCCTGGTATAGCCTTGGCACCGGCGACATGCTGGACGTGGCTTTCATGGGGATGCATGTGGCGCAGATGATCCACCCGGACGAGATGGCGCAGTGTTTCACCATGGTGACCGAGAACAATGCCGCGATCATGGGACTGGACGGCTATGGGCTGAAGAAAGGCGATCGCGCCTCGCTGGTTGTGCTGGATGCGGCCACCCCGACCGAGGCACTGCGCCTGCGACCTGCCCGCCTGGCAGTGGTGGCAAAGGGCAAGGTGATCAGCCGCAGCGCACGCGGCGATGCTGCGCTGTCGCTGCCCGGTCGCCCTGCACAGGTCCGGCGCCGCCACACCCTGCCGGGCTGA
- a CDS encoding CsbD family protein, producing the protein MNEQQIKGNWATLKGKFHEAYGDLTDDDVEKAKGDREQLLGLLQTKYGKAREEAERELDKFFASV; encoded by the coding sequence ATGAACGAGCAACAGATCAAAGGGAACTGGGCAACCCTGAAGGGCAAATTCCATGAGGCCTATGGCGATTTGACAGATGATGATGTCGAGAAGGCCAAGGGCGACCGCGAACAGCTGCTTGGCCTGTTGCAAACAAAATATGGCAAGGCCCGCGAAGAAGCTGAGCGCGAGTTGGATAAGTTCTTCGCCTCAGTCTGA
- a CDS encoding exopolysaccharide biosynthesis protein, which translates to MTAQDHPVGEIIEATTELLEEDSISVAEVVEDLGHSSMAATLLLPAMAVVSPLSGVPLFSTVCGLLIFLIAGQMALGRDHLWLPDWLRRQRISSERARRVLGPMRRMARFLDRHTEARVKILLRQPFVTVPRILCALSGLAMPFLELVPFSSSTLGAVVSSLAVAMLTRDGLVMLVALALLAVAGAGLPYLLL; encoded by the coding sequence ATGACAGCGCAGGACCATCCCGTCGGCGAGATAATCGAGGCGACGACCGAATTGCTGGAAGAGGACAGCATCAGCGTTGCCGAGGTTGTCGAGGATCTTGGCCATTCCTCGATGGCGGCGACCCTGTTGCTGCCCGCGATGGCGGTGGTGTCGCCGCTCAGTGGCGTGCCGCTGTTCTCGACTGTCTGCGGGCTGCTGATCTTTCTCATCGCCGGGCAAATGGCGCTTGGCCGGGATCACCTGTGGCTGCCGGATTGGCTCCGCCGACAGCGGATCTCCTCGGAGCGGGCGCGCAGGGTGCTGGGGCCTATGCGCCGGATGGCCCGATTTCTCGATCGCCATACCGAGGCGCGGGTGAAGATCCTGCTGCGCCAGCCCTTTGTCACAGTGCCGCGTATCCTGTGCGCCCTCTCTGGGCTGGCGATGCCGTTTCTTGAACTGGTGCCCTTCAGCTCTTCCACTCTGGGGGCGGTGGTCAGCAGCCTTGCCGTCGCGATGCTGACCCGCGACGGGCTGGTAATGCTGGTGGCGCTGGCGCTGCTGGCGGTGGCCGGCGCCGGCCTGCCTTACCTGCTGCTATGA